A segment of the Streptomyces sp. L2 genome:
GTCCGCTTCACGCCCGTCGAGGACGTCGCCGACCTGGTCGTGTCCGGCGTCCGCGCCGACCGCTTCTGGCTGCTGCCCGAGAGCGAGCACAGCGACGCCCAGATCCGCGCGCGGGCCCGGTCGATGCTGGACCGCGCGAACCCGTCGTACCTCGAAGGCTTCATTCTCGACTGACTCGACTGACTCGACTGACTCGACTGACTCGACTGACTCGACCGACTCGACCGACTTGACCCAGTTGACCGACCGGGAGGCTGCCATGGCCGGCCAGGACCCGTACCTGATCATCTCCTCCGACTGTCACGCCGGGCTGCCCACCGAGCGGTACCGGCCCTACCTGGAGTCCCGCTTCCACCGGGACTTCGACGATTTCCTCGCCGGCCGCGACCGGCGGCGCGAGGAGATGACCCGGCTCGGCATCCGCAACGAGGCGTTCGCGGACAAGTGGTTCCAGGACAACGAGGAGGGCCTGCGCGGCGGCTGGGACAGCGCGCAGCGCCTGAAGGAGCTGGACGGCGACGGGGTGGCCGCCGAGGTCGTCTTCCCCGACGCCGACGCGGTGGACAGCCGGACGGCGGCTCCCTTCGGCGTGGGCCTCGGCCTGTCCGGCGACCACGACCCCGAACTGGGCATGGCCGGCGCCCGCGCCCACAACCGCTGGCTCGCGGAGTTCGTCTCCGAGCACCCCGAGCGGCACTGCGGAGTCGCCCTGCTGCCCGTCACCGCCGAGACCGGCGCCGTCGTCGCCGAGATCCACCGGGCCCGGGAGTCCGGCCTCGGCGCGCTGATGATCCCGGCCATGTGGGCCGGCAAGGAGCCGTACCACGACCGCCGTTACGACCCCGTGTGGGCGGCGGCCGCCGAGTGCCAGATGCCCGTGCTCACCCACTCCGGCGCGGCCCCGAGGGACGAGTACGGCGACCACCTCGGCATCTACGTCAGCGAGGTGACCTGGTGGCCCGCCCGCCCCCTGTGGTTCCTGCTCTGGTCCGGCGTGTTCGAACGCCACCCCGGGCTGCGGTTCGGGGTCGCCGAGTCGGGCTGCTGGTGGCTGCCGAACCTGCTGTGGTTCATGGACCGCCTCTACCTCGGCGCGCACGGCGGCAAGAAGCTCTCCCCGTTCCAGGAGCTGAAACGCGCGCCCCACGAGTACCTGGACCGGCAGGTGTTCGTGTGCGCCACCAACACCAAGCGGCGCGAACTCGCCCAGCGCTACGAGATCGGCGTCGACAACATCCTGTGGGGCAGCGACTTCCCGCACCCGGAGGGCACCTGGCCCGACACGCGCGCGTGGCTGCGCCGCACCTTCCACGACATTCCGGTCGCCGAGACCCGCCGCATGCTGGGCCTGGCCGCGGCCGAGGCGTTCGGCTTCGACGTCGGCAGGCTGACCCCGCTGGCCCACCGCATCGGCCCGACCCCCGCCGACCTCGGCCAGAGCGCCGACCAGACGGCCGTGGAAGACTCCTGGGCCCGCTCCCGCGAGGTGGGCCGGCACTGGCTCACCGGCCACGACTTCCCCGTGCTGGGGCCCGCGCCCACGGAGGCGGACCGGTGAGCACCGACGACCGGAACGGCGACGACCGACACGCCCCCGACCGGCACGGCGACGACCGACCCATCGACGAGCGGTACACCGTCATCTCCGCCGACTGCCACGCCGGCGCCGACCTCCTCGACTACCAGCCCTACCTGGAGCGCCGCTTCCACGACGACTTCGACGCCTGGGCGGCCACGTACGTCAACCCCTACGAGAACCTGCTCGCCGACTCCGCCGACCGGAACTGGGACTCCGGGCGGCGGCTGGCGGAGCTGGAGGCGGACGGGATCGTCGCCGAGGTCGTCTTCCCGAACACCATCCCGCCGTTCTTCCCGTCCGGCTCGCTCATGGCCCCCGCCCCCACCGCCGGGGAGTTCGAGCGGCGCTGGGCGGGCCTGCGCGCCCACAACCGCTGGCTCGCGGACTTCTGCGCCGCCGCGCCGGGCCGTCGGGCGGGCGTCTTCCAGATCCTCCTGAACGACGTCGAGGAGGCCGTCGCGGAGATCCGCCGGTGCGTGGCGGCCGGCCTGACGGGCGGTCTGCTGCTGCCCGGCACCCCGCCCGGCTCCGGCCTCCCCGAACTCCACGCGCGCGTGTACGACCCGATCTGGGCGGTCTGCGCCGAGCTGGGCGTCCCCGTCAACCACCACGCCGGGTCCGCCTCCCCGCCGCTCGGCGACGAACCGGCCGCCCGCGCGGTCTTCATGGTCGAGACGACCTGGTTCTCCCACCGCGCCCTGTGGCACCTCGTCTTCGGCGGCGCCTTCCGCCGTCACCCCGGCCTGCGGCTCGTCCTCACCGAGCAGGGCTCCGGCTGGATCCCCGGGGTGCTCGACATGCTGGACTACTACCACGAGCGGCTGGTCGCCTCCGCCTCCCGGGCCGACACCGCGGAGGCCAAGTTCGGCGTCGGGCTGGCCGACGGCATGGGCGGCCCGCCCTCCCGGGTGTGGCGGGACAACTGCTTCGTCGGCGCCAGCTTCATGCGCCCGCACGAGGTCCCGCTGCGCGACCGCATCGGCGTCGACAAGATCATGTGGGGCAGCGACTACCCGCACGACGAGGGCACCCACCCCTACACCCGCGAAGCCCTCCGCTTCTCCTGCGCGGGCGTCCCGCGCGCGGAGCTGGCGGCCATGCTCGGCGGCAACGCGGCCCGCGTCTACGGCTTCGACCTCGCCTTCCTCGACGCCGTCGCGGCCAAGGCCGGCCCCACGGTCGCCGAGATCGCCGAGCCGCTCGACGAACCGCCCCCCGGCGCGACCAGCCCGGTCTTCGCCCGAGGAGCGTCGGTACGCGTCTGGTGACACGCGGGGTGCCATCCTCCGTCTGTGACCGAACCGACCCACGAGGAGAACCACGGGGGCGCGCTCGCCGCCCGGCTGAACTGGCTGCGGGCCGCCGTGCTCGGCGCGAACGACGGCATCGTCTCCACCGCGGGCATCGTCGTCGGCGTGGCCGGGGCCACCGACGACCGCGCCGCCCTGCTCACCGCCGGCCTCGCCGGACTGCTCGCCGGGTCGATGTCCATGGCGGCCGGCGAATACGTCTCCGTGTCCACGCAGCGCGACTCCGAGATGGCCGCGCTGGCCGTGGAACGCCGGGAGCTGAGGGAACAGCCGGACGCCGAACTGCGGGAACTCACCGAACTGCTCCGCGCGCGCGGCCTGTCCCGGGAGGTGGCCCGCGAGGCCGCTGAGCAGCTCACCGCGCGGGACGCGCTGCGCGCCCACGCCAGCGTGGAGCTGGGCATCGACCCCGACGAGCTGACCAACCCCTGGCACGCCGCCTGGGCGAGCTTCGTGGCCTTCACTGTGGGCGCCCTGCTGCCCCTGCTGGCCATCGTCCTGCCGTCCGCCCACTGGCGGCTGCTCGTCACCGTGCTCTCCGTGCTCGCCGCGCTCGTCATCACCGGCTGGAGCAGCGCCCGGCTCGGCGCGGCGGCCCCGGGCCGGGCGGTCCTGCGCAACGTCCTGGGCGGCGCGCTCGCCATGGCCGTCACCTACGTCGCCGGCAGCCTGCTGGGAGCGGCCGGGGTGTAGTCCCGCAGGTCCGGGGGCGCCCCGCGCGTCGCGGCCCCGGCCCGGCGCGGCGTACGGTGAGGTGCGCCCGACCACCCCCAGGGCACACCGCACCACTTCGCACGAGCACGAGAAGGACCCTCGCCATGCGCGCCACCACCATCCACGCCCCGTACGACATGCGCGTGGAGGACGTCCCCGACCCGGTGGTGCAACTGCCCACCGACGCCGTCGTGCGCGTGCTGCGCGCCTGCGTCTGCGGCAGCGACCTGTGGGCCTACCGCGGCGAGGCGGCCCGGCAGCCGGGGCAGCGCATCGGCCACGAGTTCCTCGGGATCGTCGAGGAGACCGGCTCGGAGGTGGGCACCATCCGCACCGGAGACCTGGTCGTCGCGCCCTTCATGTGGTCCGACGGCGTCTGCGACTACTGCCGCGAGGGCCTGACGACGTCCTGCGAGCACGGCGGCTTCTGGGGCTCCGTCGGCTACGACGGCGGCCAGGGCGAGGCGGTGCGCGTGCCGTTCGCCGACGGCACCCTCGTCCGGCTGCCCAAGGAGGCCGCCTCCGACGACCATCTGCTGTCCGCGCTGCTGACCCTCTCCGACGTCCTGGGCACGGGCCACCACGCGGCGCTCGGCGCGGGCGTCCGCCCCGGCGCCACGGTCGCCGTCGTCGGGGACGGCGCCGTCGGCCTGTGCGCCGTGCTGGCCGCCAAGAGGCTGGGCGCCGAGCGGATCATCGCCCTGGGCCGGCACGCGGTGCGGACCGACATCGCGCGCCGCTTCGGTGCCACCGACGTGGTCGCCGAGCGCGGGGAGGCGGCCGTCGAGGCCGTGCGCGCCCTGACCCGCGGCCAGGGCGCGCACGCGGTCGTCGAGGCGGTCGGCACCGAGCAGTCGATGCGGACGGCCGTCGAGATCACGCGCGACGGCGGCGCGATCGGCTTCGTCGGCGTCCCGCACGGCAGCGGCACCGGCCTGGACCTCGGCGTGATGTTCGACCGGAACATCGCCCTGCGCGGCGGCGTCGCCCCCGTCCGCACCTACATCCCCGAGCTGCTGCCCGACGTCCTGTCCGGCACGATCGACCCCTCCCCGGTGTTCGACATGACCGTCGGCATCGAGGACGTGCCCGAGGGCTACAAAGCCATGGACGAGCGGACGGCGCTCAAGGTGCTGGTGACGAACGGCACGCATCCCACCCGGGGTTGAGCCACTGGGCGTACTGAATCAACGTTGATTCCAGCGGGCGGGGTCCGAGCCCCACGGCACCGGCGGGCGCGCCCAGTCCGTGGGCCCGCCGGCGAAGGACACGGGCGGCAGGGCATGCCGCAGCTCGCCCAGGGGGCCGGCCGTCTCCGTCACCCAGGCGTCCGGACCCTCGTACGAGGTGCCCGGGACGGGATCCGGCCGGAGTCCGCCCGTCAGCCACTGCGCGGTGCGGGCCAGAGCCAGCCGGACCGTCCGGCCCCCGCCGTCGTACGACCGCTCGGTCAGCGCCCGCAGTACGGCCGCCGCCAGCAGGTATCCGGTGCCGTGGTCCAGCGCCTGGGCGGGCAGGGCGCCGGGCCGGCCGTCCGTACCCTCGATGGCGGCGATGCCCGTCGCGACCTGCACGAGGCTGTCGAAGCCGCGCCGCCCGGCCCACGGCCCGTGCGCGCCCCACGCCGACACCTGCGCGACGACCAGTCCCGGCCGCCGCTCGGCCAGCGCCTCCGGGGAGAGGCCGAAACGGTCCAGGGCGCCCGGCCGGTACCCGGTGACCACGACGTCCGCCGAGGCCAGCAGCTCCTCGAAGGCCGCCCGGTCGGTGTCCAGATCGAGCAGCGCCGAGCGCTTGCCGAAGCCCGTGTCCGCGTGCTGGTCGGCGAGTTCGGGCAGCCGCGGAGCGTCCAGGCGGAGCACGTCGGCGCCCAGCAGGGCCAGCGTGCGGGTGGCGACCGGGCCGGCGAGGACGCGGGTCAGGTCCAGGACCCGCAGCCCGGCGGCCGGCAGCAGGGGAGAGGCGGGAGGGACTGTGGCCGGGAGCGTACGCGCGCGTGCCGGGGCCGTCCGTTCCCGCTCGACCAGCGGCCGTGCGGCCACGGCAGCGGCCTGCGCGTGCCCGGGCCACTCCTGTGGGGTGCGCAGGGCCACGGCGAGCCCGCCGGCGCCGTACACCGACTCCTCCACCTCCAGCGCGGGCAGTTCGCCGATCCGGCCGGCCACGTCCTCCACCGAGGCGTCCTCCGCCAGGCCCAGCGCACCGAGCAACCGGGCCCGGTGGTGGGGGTAGTTGGCGTGGGTGCGGACCCAGCCGTCGGCGGCCGGCCAGAACCGGGACAGCGGCGCGAAGGAGACCGGCGTCCGCCCGTCGATCCGCACCAGCCGCTCACTGTGGAAGGCGGCGGCGACCGCCCCGTCGTCGACGCGCACCTCCGGCACCTCGGCGAGCCCGGCCCGGCGAGCCCCCAGCTCGGCGGCGGCCAGCGCGCACGCCCCGACGCAGGCGCGGGCCAGTTCCCGGACGGGAAGGCGGGCGGCGAGGGCGCCCTCCCGCGGCACGGTGGTGACCCGCGCGAGAAGGGCAGGGTCACCACCGAGAGCGGACCATGCGCTCGTGATTCCAGTCATGACTTCACTATGCATGATTGATGCAATCAACATTGATTGAATCAATATGAGGTCTCGCGTCGTAGGGTCCTACGACGAGCCCGTCCCCCACCTCGTCGGATCGGGCCGCTCTCGATGTCACTGGTCTCACGTAGGCTCACAGGTGACGGAGACCACCTGCGTGGCGGAAAATGGAGTGATCCGGAAGAGGGAGGGGGCCGACGTGCTCATCGACACCTACGGCCGAGTGGCCACCGACCTGCGGGTCTCACTGACCGACCGGTGCAACCTGCGCTGCACGTACTGCATGCCCGAAGAGGGCCTGCAGTGGCTGGCCAAGCCCGACCTGCTCACGGACGACGAGATCGTCCGCCTCATCGACATCGCGGTCCGCCTGCTCGGTGTCGAGGAGGTTCGCTTCACCGGCGGCGAGCCCCTGCTCCGCCCCGGCCTCGTCGGCATCGTCGAGCGCGTCGCGGCCCTCGCCCCGCGCCCCCAGATGTCCCTCACCACCAACGGCATCGGCCTGCGCCGCACCGCGACCGCCCTGAAGGCGGCGGGCCTGGACCGGGTCAACGTCTCCCTGGACACCCTCCGCCCGGACGTCTTCAAGGCCCTCACCCGTCGCGACCGCCACAAGGACGTCCTCGAAGGACTCCAGGCCGCCCGCGAGGCCGGCCTCACCCCGGTCAAGGTCAACACCGTCCTGATGCCCGGCCTGAACGAGGACGAGGCCCCCGACCTGCTGGCCTGGGCCCTGGAGCACGACTACGAACTGCGCTTCATCGAGCAGATGCCCCTGGACGCCCAGCACGGCTGGAAGCGCGAGGGCATGGTCACCGCCGGCGACATCCTCGCCTCCCTGCGCACCCGCTTCGACCTCACCCCCGAGGGCGCGGACGAGCGCGGCTCCGCCCCGGCGGAGCGCTGGCTGGTCGACGGCGGCCCGTACCGGGTGGGCGTGATCGCCTCGGTCACCCGCCCGTTCTGCGCGGCCTGCGACCGCACCCGCCTCACGGCCGACGGCCAGGTCCGCACCTGTCTGTTCGCGACCGAGGAGACCGACCTGCGCGCGGCCCTGCGCTCCGACGCCCCGGACGAGGAGATCGCCCGCATCTGGCGCCTGGCGATGTGGGGCAAGAAGGCCGGCGCCGGCCTCGACGACCCGTCCTTCGTCCAGCCGGACCGCCCGATGTCGGCGATCGGCGGCTAGCGGCCAGGGTCTGATCCGCGGTCCGATCCGCGGTCTGATCCGAGAGGGGGCCCACCAGCCGAAAGGCCTACGAGCCCTCGCGCTCCTGCCACTCCTCGAACCGGACCACGTCCTTCAGGAACCCCCGCACCCCCAGGAACTGCGAGAGGTGCTCGCGGTGCTCCTCGCAGGCGAGCCACGTCTTGCGCCGCTCCGGCGTGTGGATCTTCGGGTTGTTCCACGCCAGCACCCACACGGCGGCGCTGCGGCAGCCCTTGGCGGAGCAGATGGGGGTCTCGTCACTCACTGGTGTACTGGCTTTCCGTCTCACCGAGCCCCGTA
Coding sequences within it:
- a CDS encoding zinc-dependent alcohol dehydrogenase family protein; translated protein: MRATTIHAPYDMRVEDVPDPVVQLPTDAVVRVLRACVCGSDLWAYRGEAARQPGQRIGHEFLGIVEETGSEVGTIRTGDLVVAPFMWSDGVCDYCREGLTTSCEHGGFWGSVGYDGGQGEAVRVPFADGTLVRLPKEAASDDHLLSALLTLSDVLGTGHHAALGAGVRPGATVAVVGDGAVGLCAVLAAKRLGAERIIALGRHAVRTDIARRFGATDVVAERGEAAVEAVRALTRGQGAHAVVEAVGTEQSMRTAVEITRDGGAIGFVGVPHGSGTGLDLGVMFDRNIALRGGVAPVRTYIPELLPDVLSGTIDPSPVFDMTVGIEDVPEGYKAMDERTALKVLVTNGTHPTRG
- a CDS encoding CoA transferase; this encodes MTGITSAWSALGGDPALLARVTTVPREGALAARLPVRELARACVGACALAAAELGARRAGLAEVPEVRVDDGAVAAAFHSERLVRIDGRTPVSFAPLSRFWPAADGWVRTHANYPHHRARLLGALGLAEDASVEDVAGRIGELPALEVEESVYGAGGLAVALRTPQEWPGHAQAAAVAARPLVERERTAPARARTLPATVPPASPLLPAAGLRVLDLTRVLAGPVATRTLALLGADVLRLDAPRLPELADQHADTGFGKRSALLDLDTDRAAFEELLASADVVVTGYRPGALDRFGLSPEALAERRPGLVVAQVSAWGAHGPWAGRRGFDSLVQVATGIAAIEGTDGRPGALPAQALDHGTGYLLAAAVLRALTERSYDGGGRTVRLALARTAQWLTGGLRPDPVPGTSYEGPDAWVTETAGPLGELRHALPPVSFAGGPTDWARPPVPWGSDPARWNQR
- a CDS encoding VIT family protein; translated protein: MTEPTHEENHGGALAARLNWLRAAVLGANDGIVSTAGIVVGVAGATDDRAALLTAGLAGLLAGSMSMAAGEYVSVSTQRDSEMAALAVERRELREQPDAELRELTELLRARGLSREVAREAAEQLTARDALRAHASVELGIDPDELTNPWHAAWASFVAFTVGALLPLLAIVLPSAHWRLLVTVLSVLAALVITGWSSARLGAAAPGRAVLRNVLGGALAMAVTYVAGSLLGAAGV
- the moaA gene encoding GTP 3',8-cyclase MoaA, giving the protein MLIDTYGRVATDLRVSLTDRCNLRCTYCMPEEGLQWLAKPDLLTDDEIVRLIDIAVRLLGVEEVRFTGGEPLLRPGLVGIVERVAALAPRPQMSLTTNGIGLRRTATALKAAGLDRVNVSLDTLRPDVFKALTRRDRHKDVLEGLQAAREAGLTPVKVNTVLMPGLNEDEAPDLLAWALEHDYELRFIEQMPLDAQHGWKREGMVTAGDILASLRTRFDLTPEGADERGSAPAERWLVDGGPYRVGVIASVTRPFCAACDRTRLTADGQVRTCLFATEETDLRAALRSDAPDEEIARIWRLAMWGKKAGAGLDDPSFVQPDRPMSAIGG
- a CDS encoding amidohydrolase family protein produces the protein MDERYTVISADCHAGADLLDYQPYLERRFHDDFDAWAATYVNPYENLLADSADRNWDSGRRLAELEADGIVAEVVFPNTIPPFFPSGSLMAPAPTAGEFERRWAGLRAHNRWLADFCAAAPGRRAGVFQILLNDVEEAVAEIRRCVAAGLTGGLLLPGTPPGSGLPELHARVYDPIWAVCAELGVPVNHHAGSASPPLGDEPAARAVFMVETTWFSHRALWHLVFGGAFRRHPGLRLVLTEQGSGWIPGVLDMLDYYHERLVASASRADTAEAKFGVGLADGMGGPPSRVWRDNCFVGASFMRPHEVPLRDRIGVDKIMWGSDYPHDEGTHPYTREALRFSCAGVPRAELAAMLGGNAARVYGFDLAFLDAVAAKAGPTVAEIAEPLDEPPPGATSPVFARGASVRVW
- a CDS encoding amidohydrolase family protein — its product is MAGQDPYLIISSDCHAGLPTERYRPYLESRFHRDFDDFLAGRDRRREEMTRLGIRNEAFADKWFQDNEEGLRGGWDSAQRLKELDGDGVAAEVVFPDADAVDSRTAAPFGVGLGLSGDHDPELGMAGARAHNRWLAEFVSEHPERHCGVALLPVTAETGAVVAEIHRARESGLGALMIPAMWAGKEPYHDRRYDPVWAAAAECQMPVLTHSGAAPRDEYGDHLGIYVSEVTWWPARPLWFLLWSGVFERHPGLRFGVAESGCWWLPNLLWFMDRLYLGAHGGKKLSPFQELKRAPHEYLDRQVFVCATNTKRRELAQRYEIGVDNILWGSDFPHPEGTWPDTRAWLRRTFHDIPVAETRRMLGLAAAEAFGFDVGRLTPLAHRIGPTPADLGQSADQTAVEDSWARSREVGRHWLTGHDFPVLGPAPTEADR